In one Fusobacterium perfoetens ATCC 29250 genomic region, the following are encoded:
- a CDS encoding nitronate monooxygenase, producing the protein MKKNRICQLLGIKYPIFQGAMAWLADGNLAGHVSKAGGLGIIAGGGMPIEVLRQEIKKAKMITDNPFGVNLMLMMPNVAEQIDVCIEEGVKVVTTGAGNPGVYMEKLKGAGIKVIPVVSSVALAKRMEKIGADALVAEGLEAGGHIGEITTMALTPQIVEAVSIPVILAGGVGGGKQFLAAFALGAEGVQVGTKFIVANECNVHDNYKEAIIKAKDRSTVATGNYTGHPVRVIENKFAKELLEMEKQGASIEELEAKGTGRLRLAAIDGDVKEGSVMAGQVASMVTKRESVIEIIEGLMKDLEIEKERLNKYFEEIK; encoded by the coding sequence ATGAAAAAAAATAGAATATGTCAATTATTAGGAATAAAATATCCTATCTTTCAAGGAGCTATGGCTTGGTTAGCTGATGGAAACTTAGCAGGACATGTTTCAAAAGCTGGTGGATTAGGAATAATAGCTGGTGGAGGAATGCCAATAGAGGTTTTACGTCAAGAAATAAAAAAGGCTAAAATGATAACTGATAATCCATTTGGAGTAAATTTAATGTTAATGATGCCAAATGTAGCTGAACAAATAGATGTATGTATAGAAGAAGGAGTAAAAGTAGTAACAACAGGTGCTGGGAATCCTGGGGTTTATATGGAAAAATTAAAAGGAGCAGGGATAAAAGTTATACCAGTTGTTTCTTCTGTAGCTTTAGCTAAGAGAATGGAAAAAATAGGAGCAGATGCTTTAGTAGCAGAAGGATTAGAAGCAGGAGGACATATAGGAGAGATAACAACAATGGCTCTTACTCCACAGATTGTAGAGGCTGTTTCTATACCAGTTATTTTAGCAGGAGGAGTTGGAGGAGGAAAACAATTCTTAGCAGCTTTTGCTTTAGGAGCAGAGGGAGTACAAGTAGGAACTAAATTTATAGTAGCAAATGAATGTAATGTACATGATAATTATAAAGAAGCAATAATTAAGGCTAAAGATAGATCTACTGTTGCAACAGGAAATTATACTGGACATCCAGTAAGAGTTATTGAAAATAAATTTGCAAAAGAACTTTTAGAAATGGAAAAACAAGGAGCTTCTATAGAAGAATTGGAAGCAAAAGGAACAGGAAGATTAAGATTAGCTGCTATTGATGGAGATGTAAAAGAAGGAAGTGTAATGGCTGGTCAAGTAGCTTCTATGGTTACAAAAAGAGAGAGTGTTATAGAAATAATAGAAGGACTTATGAAAGATTTAGAAATAGAAAAAGAAAGATTAAATAAATACTTTGAAGAAATAAAATAA
- a CDS encoding cyclically-permuted mutarotase family protein → MKKFALVSLISILALTGCTNVKAPNVEKKITWEHAGNLPAQKGFEKNIGVAGVLSGTLENKYVVVGGGANFPFEPVAVGGAKKTYSDIYLLEADGSKLNTVDHINWINEIGYGASVTTKDGVYYLGGSTNPEGDNDILLVKVVEGKLKVEKIGDLPFTLQNGGAVEKDGKLYVFAGKQDGQATNKLWSYDLATKEVKELAPIPGASGRTQAVGQILNGELYVFGGGTSVAYTDGYKYNFLTNEWTKVASVELDGKGISVLGANSVKLNDSEMLVIGGFDKAIWDDANYNLGTLKGKKLEQYKAGYFGADPKDFNWNKNILVYNATKNEWRTLGEIPFDAPCGEGLAIINNKIYSINGEIKPGVRTDRMFAGTILRK, encoded by the coding sequence TTGGGAACATGCAGGAAATTTACCAGCGCAAAAAGGATTTGAGAAAAATATTGGAGTAGCTGGAGTTTTATCAGGAACACTTGAAAATAAATATGTTGTTGTAGGTGGAGGAGCAAATTTCCCATTTGAACCAGTTGCTGTAGGTGGAGCAAAAAAAACATATTCAGATATTTATTTATTAGAAGCTGATGGAAGTAAATTAAATACAGTTGATCATATTAATTGGATAAATGAAATAGGATATGGAGCTTCTGTAACAACAAAAGACGGAGTATATTATTTAGGAGGATCTACTAATCCAGAAGGAGATAATGATATCTTATTAGTGAAAGTTGTAGAAGGAAAATTAAAAGTTGAAAAAATAGGAGATTTACCTTTTACACTACAAAATGGTGGAGCAGTTGAAAAAGATGGAAAATTATATGTATTTGCTGGAAAACAAGATGGTCAAGCTACAAATAAATTATGGTCTTATGATTTAGCAACAAAAGAAGTTAAAGAATTAGCTCCAATACCAGGAGCATCTGGAAGAACTCAAGCAGTAGGACAAATATTAAATGGAGAATTATATGTATTTGGTGGAGGAACTTCAGTAGCTTATACAGATGGATATAAATACAATTTTTTAACTAATGAATGGACAAAAGTTGCTTCTGTAGAATTAGATGGAAAAGGAATATCAGTATTAGGAGCAAACTCAGTTAAATTAAATGATTCTGAAATGTTAGTTATTGGAGGATTTGATAAAGCTATTTGGGATGATGCAAATTATAATTTAGGAACTTTAAAAGGTAAAAAATTAGAACAATATAAAGCTGGATATTTTGGAGCAGATCCTAAAGATTTCAATTGGAATAAAAATATATTAGTATATAATGCTACTAAAAATGAATGGAGAACTTTAGGAGAAATACCATTTGATGCTCCATGTGGAGAAGGATTAGCTATAATTAATAATAAAATTTATTCAATAAATGGAGAAATAAAACCAGGTGTAAGAACAGATAGAATGTTTGCTGGAACAATTTTAAGAAAATAA
- the gmhA gene encoding D-sedoheptulose 7-phosphate isomerase, whose amino-acid sequence MNLIESYKEEFELLKNFIEKEEKEKVTEKISHELAKIFKNGNKALICGNGGSNCDALHFAEEFTGKFRKERKALPVIALSESSHITCVGNDYGFDYIFSKGVEAFGKEGDMFIGISTSGNSENIIKAIDIAKKQGLKTVALLGKDGGKIKGTCDYEFIIPGNTSDRIQEIHMMILHIIIEGVERIMFPENY is encoded by the coding sequence ATTAATTTAATTGAATCTTATAAAGAAGAATTTGAATTACTAAAAAATTTTATTGAAAAAGAAGAAAAAGAAAAAGTTACTGAAAAAATATCCCATGAATTAGCTAAAATATTTAAAAATGGAAATAAAGCACTTATTTGTGGAAATGGTGGAAGTAACTGTGATGCTTTGCATTTTGCTGAAGAATTTACAGGAAAATTTAGAAAAGAAAGAAAAGCTCTTCCTGTTATAGCTTTATCTGAATCTTCTCATATCACTTGTGTTGGAAATGATTATGGCTTTGATTATATTTTTTCTAAGGGTGTTGAAGCTTTTGGAAAAGAAGGAGATATGTTTATAGGAATTTCTACTAGTGGAAATTCTGAAAACATAATAAAAGCTATTGATATAGCCAAAAAACAAGGATTAAAAACTGTAGCTTTATTAGGTAAAGATGGAGGTAAAATTAAAGGAACATGTGATTATGAATTTATTATTCCTGGAAATACTTCTGATAGAATCCAAGAAATTCATATGATGATACTTCATATCATAATTGAAGGTGTTGAAAGAATTATGTTCCCTGAAAATTACTAA
- a CDS encoding NCS2 family permease — protein MEKFFKLKEKNTTVKQEIIAGITTFLTMAYIVFVNPAILSATKMDQGALITATCLSAIIGTGLTGIWVNAPFAMAPGMGLNAFFAFTLVFGQGATWQEALGVVFLSGVIFVILTVTGVRKALIEAIPIELRLATGAGIGLFIAFLGMQTMGLIVDNPATLVGLGKFTKPLTLSVIGLIIMGFLEVRKKKGGILLGILITTILGIMVGEIEMPKQFVSMPPSIAPIAFKLDIIGALKPALIGSIFSFLFVDLFDSLGTILACANEAGLIDKDGKVDKIDKILEVDAASTIIGSLLGTSTVTTFVESASGIAAGGRTGLTSLTTAFCFFLTLFLSPVIGIVPGYATAPALIIVGVFMFKNLLDINLKDLETAIPCFLTIAMMPLSYSISIGLAFGFVSYVLIKIFVGKIKEVNLILWIVAFFSFLEVSGLMSSFVAKFF, from the coding sequence ATGGAAAAGTTTTTTAAACTTAAAGAAAAAAACACAACAGTAAAACAAGAAATCATTGCTGGTATCACAACATTTCTAACTATGGCTTATATTGTATTTGTAAATCCAGCTATTCTTTCAGCTACTAAGATGGATCAAGGAGCTTTAATAACAGCTACTTGCTTATCAGCAATTATTGGTACAGGACTTACAGGAATTTGGGTAAATGCACCTTTTGCTATGGCTCCAGGAATGGGATTAAATGCTTTCTTTGCTTTTACACTTGTTTTTGGACAAGGAGCAACATGGCAAGAAGCTTTAGGGGTTGTATTTTTATCAGGAGTAATATTTGTTATATTAACAGTGACTGGAGTTAGAAAAGCTTTAATAGAAGCAATTCCTATAGAATTAAGATTGGCAACAGGAGCTGGAATTGGATTATTTATAGCTTTTTTAGGAATGCAAACAATGGGATTAATCGTAGATAATCCAGCTACTTTAGTTGGACTTGGAAAATTTACAAAGCCTTTAACATTATCTGTAATTGGTTTAATTATAATGGGATTTTTAGAAGTTAGAAAGAAAAAAGGTGGAATTCTTTTAGGGATATTAATAACAACTATTTTAGGAATTATGGTTGGAGAAATAGAAATGCCAAAACAATTTGTATCAATGCCACCTAGTATAGCTCCAATAGCTTTTAAATTAGATATAATAGGAGCTTTGAAACCAGCTTTAATAGGTTCTATTTTTTCATTCTTATTTGTAGATTTATTTGATTCATTAGGAACTATATTAGCTTGTGCTAATGAAGCTGGACTTATAGACAAAGATGGAAAAGTAGATAAAATTGATAAAATATTAGAAGTTGATGCAGCTTCTACAATAATAGGTTCTTTATTAGGGACTTCAACAGTAACAACTTTTGTTGAATCAGCTTCAGGAATAGCTGCTGGAGGAAGAACAGGATTGACATCATTAACTACAGCCTTTTGTTTCTTTTTAACACTATTCTTATCACCAGTAATAGGAATAGTTCCAGGGTATGCTACAGCACCAGCTTTAATAATAGTTGGAGTATTTATGTTTAAAAACTTACTTGATATAAATTTAAAAGATTTAGAAACAGCTATACCTTGTTTCTTAACAATAGCTATGATGCCATTATCATATAGTATTTCAATAGGATTAGCTTTTGGATTTGTATCATATGTTTTAATAAAAATATTTGTTGGAAAAATAAAAGAAGTCAATTTAATTCTTTGGATTGTAGCATTCTTTTCATTTTTAGAAGTTTCAGGATTAATGAGTAGTTTTGTAGCTAAATTTTTCTAG
- a CDS encoding DUF1858 domain-containing protein has translation MVTRDSNILEVARKYPVVGMVFRKYGLGCIGCMVAAGETLGEGIESHGLNADIIIDEINRLIEEESK, from the coding sequence ATGGTAACAAGAGATAGTAATATATTAGAAGTAGCAAGAAAATATCCAGTAGTAGGAATGGTATTTAGAAAATATGGATTAGGTTGCATAGGATGTATGGTTGCAGCAGGAGAAACTTTAGGAGAAGGAATTGAATCTCACGGATTAAATGCTGATATCATAATTGATGAAATCAACAGACTAATAGAAGAAGAATCTAAATAA
- a CDS encoding substrate-binding domain-containing protein — protein MITQKEIAEKLGISRTTVARAINGSPSIKKETKEKIMELVRQYNYEKNYIGSSLAIKNKKIIYALVVKSKNEYYTTEINRGLQEAKDEFKAYNIKFKIIQTDINDEKAQLIKLEEILKEKIDGLIITPLAKEKVYKMLKPYIPELKIVSIGIRLNRNISHVGPNHKKMGRIAGEIMKNILRDDEKILIIDNGNDKISSKDYLEGFLSKIKETKLTILGPIKGEGIDNTVSILKKYAKDGELKGIYINRYSHDSLEKVPKELLMNKKIVTNGMEDKIIKLIKNKIVTATIMEEVFLEGYTAGKKIFELLIKNKIVDNNWEILKPRIIFLENLTD, from the coding sequence ATGATTACTCAAAAAGAAATAGCAGAAAAATTAGGAATTAGTAGAACAACTGTTGCAAGAGCTATTAATGGAAGCCCTTCTATAAAAAAAGAAACAAAAGAAAAAATAATGGAGCTAGTGAGACAATATAATTATGAAAAAAATTATATAGGTAGCTCACTAGCTATAAAAAATAAAAAAATTATTTATGCACTTGTTGTAAAATCTAAAAATGAATATTATACAACTGAAATAAATAGAGGTCTTCAAGAAGCAAAAGATGAATTTAAAGCTTATAATATAAAATTTAAAATAATACAAACAGATATAAATGATGAAAAGGCCCAGTTAATTAAATTAGAAGAAATATTAAAAGAGAAAATAGATGGATTAATAATAACACCATTAGCTAAAGAAAAAGTCTATAAAATGTTAAAACCATATATTCCAGAATTGAAAATAGTATCTATTGGAATAAGGTTGAATAGAAATATATCTCATGTAGGACCTAACCATAAAAAAATGGGTAGAATAGCAGGAGAAATAATGAAAAATATTCTACGAGATGATGAAAAGATTTTAATTATAGATAATGGTAATGATAAAATTTCTTCTAAAGATTATTTAGAAGGATTCTTAAGTAAGATTAAAGAAACTAAATTAACTATATTAGGTCCTATAAAAGGAGAAGGAATAGACAATACAGTTTCAATATTAAAAAAATATGCTAAAGATGGAGAATTGAAAGGAATATATATAAATAGATATTCTCATGATTCTTTAGAAAAAGTTCCAAAAGAATTATTAATGAATAAGAAAATAGTTACTAATGGAATGGAAGATAAGATAATAAAACTTATCAAAAATAAAATTGTTACAGCTACTATAATGGAGGAAGTTTTTTTAGAAGGTTATACTGCAGGTAAAAAGATATTTGAATTGTTAATTAAAAATAAAATAGTTGATAATAATTGGGAAATATTAAAGCCTAGAATAATTTTTTTAGAAAACTTAACAGATTAA
- a CDS encoding uracil-xanthine permease family protein produces MNEISTKGKLILGLQHVLAMFGATVLVPFLTGLNPSVALLCAGIGTLIFHFCTKKIVPVFLGSSFAFIGAISLVLKEEGIASVKGGIISAGLIYVIMSYLVKIYGIEKIKSFFPPIIVGPIIVVIGLRLSPTAISMSGYSNGHFDIKSFIVALVVVISMVFFSSVGKSFFRLIPILISVTIGYIISIFMGLVDFTPILQANWIGFSNDAITSITTLPKFSLTSVLAIAPIALVVFIEHIGDITTNGAVVGKDFFKNPGISRTLLGDGLATIAAGFLGGPANTTYGENTGVLAVTKVYDPFILRIAACYAIILSFIGKFGVILQTIPSPVMGGISVILFGMIASIGMRTLIESKLDFSLSRNLLISSLILVLGIGIDNIVIWKTVSLSGLAIAAIVGIILNKIFPDVD; encoded by the coding sequence ATGAATGAAATTTCTACTAAAGGAAAATTAATATTAGGTCTTCAACATGTTTTAGCTATGTTTGGAGCAACTGTATTAGTTCCCTTTTTAACTGGATTAAATCCTTCTGTTGCTTTACTTTGTGCAGGTATAGGAACTCTCATTTTTCATTTTTGTACTAAAAAAATTGTTCCAGTTTTTTTAGGCTCTTCCTTTGCTTTTATAGGGGCTATATCTTTAGTTTTAAAAGAAGAAGGAATTGCATCAGTAAAAGGTGGTATTATTAGTGCTGGTTTAATTTATGTTATAATGAGTTATCTTGTTAAAATATATGGAATAGAAAAAATTAAATCTTTCTTTCCACCAATCATAGTTGGACCTATTATAGTAGTCATTGGATTAAGACTTAGTCCTACTGCTATTTCTATGTCTGGATATTCTAATGGACATTTTGATATAAAAAGTTTTATAGTTGCTCTTGTTGTAGTTATAAGTATGGTTTTCTTTTCATCTGTTGGAAAATCATTTTTTAGATTAATACCTATTTTAATCTCTGTAACAATTGGATATATTATTTCTATATTTATGGGATTAGTTGATTTTACACCTATTTTACAAGCTAATTGGATTGGATTCTCTAATGATGCTATAACTTCAATTACAACTCTTCCTAAATTTTCTTTAACTAGTGTTCTTGCAATTGCTCCTATAGCTCTTGTAGTATTCATAGAACACATTGGAGATATTACTACTAATGGAGCTGTAGTTGGAAAAGATTTCTTTAAAAATCCTGGAATAAGTAGAACACTTTTAGGTGATGGATTGGCTACTATTGCTGCTGGTTTTTTAGGAGGTCCTGCTAATACAACTTATGGAGAAAATACTGGAGTTTTAGCAGTAACAAAAGTTTATGACCCTTTTATTTTAAGAATTGCGGCTTGTTATGCTATAATTCTATCTTTTATTGGAAAATTTGGAGTAATTTTACAAACAATTCCTTCTCCTGTCATGGGTGGAATCTCTGTAATATTATTTGGAATGATTGCATCGATTGGTATGAGAACTCTTATTGAATCTAAATTAGATTTTTCATTATCAAGAAATTTACTTATTTCTTCTCTTATCTTAGTTTTAGGAATTGGAATTGATAACATTGTTATTTGGAAAACAGTTTCTCTTTCTGGACTTGCTATTGCTGCTATTGTTGGAATTATTTTAAATAAAATTTTTCCTGATGTTGATTAA
- a CDS encoding KpsF/GutQ family sugar-phosphate isomerase, with protein MNSIEMAKKLFDSEIEELIKVRNKIDDNIEKIVELILNSKGKVVITGIGKSGLIGKKIAATLASTGTHAIFMNSAEGLHGDLGMICEEDVVIAISNSGNSEEVLSLIPSIKRIGATLVAMTGNKKSPLGREAKYILNIGIEKEGCPLNLAPMSSATSTLVMGDALASILIEKRKFKPENFAIYHPGGTLGRRLLMKVRDVMHTGDNLPLVNDISSVDEVILRMTKKRLGAVCVMNSENKMVGIITEGDLRRALSKKEEFFKMKAENIMTKNFTYADEGIMAIEALDLMENRENQISVLPVMKNGELVGIVRVHDLLNVVGR; from the coding sequence ATGAATTCAATAGAAATGGCAAAAAAATTATTTGATTCAGAAATAGAAGAACTTATAAAAGTAAGAAATAAAATAGATGATAATATAGAAAAAATTGTTGAATTAATTTTAAATTCAAAAGGAAAAGTTGTTATAACAGGAATAGGAAAGTCAGGACTTATAGGAAAAAAAATAGCAGCTACTTTAGCTTCTACTGGGACTCATGCAATATTTATGAATTCAGCAGAGGGACTTCATGGTGATTTAGGAATGATATGTGAAGAAGATGTAGTTATAGCAATTTCTAACAGTGGAAATAGTGAAGAAGTATTATCTTTAATACCATCAATAAAGAGAATAGGAGCCACTTTAGTTGCAATGACAGGAAATAAGAAATCACCTCTAGGTAGAGAAGCAAAATATATATTAAATATAGGAATAGAAAAAGAAGGGTGTCCTTTAAATTTAGCTCCTATGTCTTCAGCTACTTCTACTCTTGTTATGGGAGATGCTTTAGCTTCTATTTTAATAGAAAAAAGAAAATTTAAACCTGAAAATTTTGCAATTTATCATCCAGGAGGAACATTAGGAAGAAGATTATTAATGAAAGTAAGAGATGTTATGCATACAGGAGACAATCTTCCATTAGTAAATGATATTTCATCAGTTGATGAAGTTATTTTAAGAATGACTAAAAAAAGATTAGGAGCAGTTTGTGTTATGAATTCAGAAAATAAAATGGTAGGAATAATAACAGAAGGAGATTTAAGGAGAGCTTTAAGTAAGAAAGAAGAATTCTTTAAAATGAAAGCTGAAAATATCATGACGAAGAACTTTACTTATGCAGATGAGGGAATAATGGCTATTGAAGCCTTGGATTTAATGGAAAATAGAGAAAATCAAATATCAGTTTTACCTGTTATGAAAAATGGAGAGTTAGTTGGAATAGTAAGAGTACATGATTTATTAAATGTAGTAGGAAGATAA
- a CDS encoding endonuclease/exonuclease/phosphatase family protein: protein MKKIFILIFFILNALLSFSQLKNETGYIASFNILRLGSNKKDYEEIGKILNSFDIIGFIEVFSKNGVLKVIDNLEKYSNEDWDYHISPYPVGTNKYKEYYAFVYKTKNVKFLKSRKYFKDNDNNFIREPYGADFKIGNMDFTFVLLHSIYGSKTSQRVAEALALDKVYNYFQNLDPKENDIIIGGDFNLSVRNSGFKKLLSHKDKIIYTISPNIKTTIGTKGLANQYDNIFISTKYTTEFTGISGALDFTNGNYLKARKEVSDHLPIFIQVNILIDDD, encoded by the coding sequence ATGAAAAAAATATTTATTTTAATCTTCTTTATTCTTAATGCTTTATTATCTTTTTCTCAATTAAAAAATGAAACTGGATATATTGCTTCATTTAATATTTTAAGATTAGGAAGTAATAAAAAAGACTATGAAGAAATTGGTAAAATTTTAAATTCATTTGATATAATTGGTTTTATTGAAGTATTTTCTAAAAATGGTGTTTTAAAAGTTATTGATAATCTTGAAAAATATAGTAATGAGGATTGGGATTATCATATTTCTCCCTATCCTGTCGGAACTAATAAATATAAAGAATATTATGCTTTTGTATATAAAACTAAAAATGTTAAATTTTTAAAATCAAGAAAATACTTTAAAGATAATGATAATAATTTCATTCGTGAACCTTATGGTGCAGACTTTAAAATAGGAAATATGGATTTCACTTTTGTTTTACTTCATTCTATTTATGGAAGTAAAACAAGTCAAAGAGTAGCCGAAGCTTTAGCTTTAGACAAAGTATATAATTATTTTCAAAATTTAGATCCTAAAGAAAATGACATAATAATAGGTGGAGATTTTAATTTATCTGTTAGAAATAGCGGATTTAAAAAATTACTTTCTCATAAAGATAAAATTATTTATACTATATCTCCTAATATTAAAACTACTATTGGAACTAAAGGTCTAGCTAATCAATATGATAATATTTTTATTTCTACTAAATATACTACTGAATTCACAGGAATTAGTGGAGCTTTGGATTTTACTAATGGAAATTATTTAAAAGCTAGAAAAGAAGTTTCTGATCATCTTCCTATTTTTATTCAAGTTAATATTTTAATTGATGATGATTAA
- a CDS encoding phosphatase, producing the protein MNYKIDLHVHSNTNPHAFSTIEENVNFACENGMEVIAITNHGPALLDTPHWWQLLNIKILPEYIKGVRVLKGVEANIIGENGEIDINQAIYKNLDIVLCGFHGCPEYHKNQSIEKNTKAAINIIKSQKIDILVHPGNKEFPIDFEKVIKIAKENNVAIEINNSSLSGTREGSEIRCREVAKIAKKYGCYLTVNTDSHYCRLIGKTDLAMKIVEEIEYPEELIINSSVERLNNFLELRKKLRVKEIFDDYIEKRFKY; encoded by the coding sequence ATGAACTATAAAATAGATTTACATGTACATAGTAATACTAATCCACATGCATTTAGTACAATAGAAGAAAATGTAAATTTTGCTTGTGAAAATGGAATGGAAGTTATAGCTATTACAAACCATGGACCAGCACTTTTAGATACACCTCATTGGTGGCAATTATTAAATATAAAAATATTACCAGAATATATAAAAGGTGTAAGAGTTTTAAAAGGTGTAGAAGCTAATATTATAGGAGAAAATGGAGAAATAGATATAAATCAGGCAATTTATAAAAATTTAGATATAGTATTATGTGGATTTCATGGATGTCCAGAATATCATAAAAATCAATCAATTGAAAAAAATACTAAAGCAGCAATAAATATTATAAAAAGTCAAAAAATAGATATTTTAGTTCATCCAGGGAATAAAGAGTTTCCTATAGATTTTGAAAAAGTTATAAAAATTGCAAAAGAAAATAATGTAGCCATTGAAATAAATAATAGTTCATTAAGTGGAACTAGAGAAGGTTCTGAAATAAGATGTAGAGAAGTAGCTAAAATAGCTAAAAAATATGGTTGTTATTTAACTGTTAATACAGATTCTCATTATTGTAGATTAATAGGAAAAACAGATTTAGCAATGAAAATAGTAGAAGAAATAGAATATCCAGAAGAGTTAATAATAAATAGTTCAGTTGAAAGATTAAATAACTTTTTAGAATTAAGAAAAAAATTAAGAGTTAAAGAAATATTTGATGATTATATTGAAAAAAGATTTAAATATTAA
- a CDS encoding LysR family transcriptional regulator, whose translation MDLHYLKIFYEVAKEKSFTKAATKLYINQSAVSIQIKKFEELLNAKLFDRSSKKIRLTYAGEALYRMAEDIFNKVQRAEKEINRIIKLGKAKIIIGSTSIIGDPLLPKLMKEFSEEYPEIEYEIQIADKPTLLKILKEGSIDIALVDEEHIVDPNLDILTVEKVPYYLITADENVNINNVTEHPLISRNNVPNNLKAINFLEEKYQINFDNRIIVQGSLQIIKGMVKNKLANVILPYYAIHKEIINGEFRVIEEISEVKDGYQVIVTKDKNSLVPIIKFLNFISNYKLLK comes from the coding sequence ATGGATTTGCATTATTTAAAAATCTTTTATGAAGTTGCTAAAGAAAAGAGTTTTACAAAAGCTGCAACTAAATTATATATTAATCAATCTGCCGTTTCTATTCAAATAAAAAAATTTGAAGAACTTTTAAATGCGAAATTATTTGATAGAAGTTCAAAAAAAATAAGACTTACTTATGCTGGAGAAGCTCTTTATAGAATGGCTGAAGATATTTTTAACAAAGTTCAAAGAGCTGAAAAAGAAATTAATAGAATTATAAAACTTGGAAAAGCTAAAATAATCATAGGTTCTACTTCTATAATTGGAGACCCTTTATTACCTAAATTAATGAAAGAGTTTAGTGAGGAATATCCTGAAATAGAGTATGAAATTCAAATTGCTGATAAACCAACTCTTTTAAAAATTTTAAAAGAAGGTAGTATTGATATAGCTCTAGTTGATGAAGAACATATTGTAGACCCTAATCTGGATATATTAACTGTAGAAAAAGTACCTTATTATTTAATTACTGCTGATGAAAATGTAAATATAAATAATGTTACTGAACATCCACTTATAAGTAGAAATAATGTTCCTAACAATTTAAAAGCTATTAATTTTTTAGAAGAAAAATATCAAATTAATTTTGATAATAGAATTATAGTTCAAGGAAGTTTACAAATTATTAAAGGAATGGTAAAAAATAAATTAGCTAATGTAATTCTACCTTATTATGCTATTCATAAGGAAATCATTAATGGTGAATTCAGAGTTATTGAAGAAATTAGTGAAGTAAAAGATGGATATCAAGTTATTGTTACTAAAGATAAAAATTCTTTAGTCCCTATTATTAAGTTTTTGAATTTTATTTCTAATTACAAATTGCTTAAATAA
- a CDS encoding thiamine diphosphokinase, which translates to MKKKAFIFLNGIMDSKNKFYKELLKNEKYIYCADGGLKYALDLGITPLEIWGDFDSLGNYQLENLKKSNCKVVKFNKDKDFTDGELIIKYVTDLNFDEIYILGGLGGRTDHFLTNLNFLFKYKNIFYIDEKEFIFKVENEHTIYNKVNFIISFIPMSDEVTNLSLSGFKYPLSNYNLKRGESLCNSNIIISNSANISFSSGKLIGIIENI; encoded by the coding sequence ATGAAAAAAAAAGCTTTTATTTTTCTAAATGGAATAATGGATTCTAAAAATAAATTTTATAAAGAACTTTTAAAAAATGAAAAATATATTTATTGTGCTGATGGTGGATTAAAATATGCTTTAGATTTAGGTATTACCCCACTAGAAATATGGGGAGATTTTGATTCTTTAGGAAATTATCAATTAGAAAATTTAAAAAAATCAAATTGTAAAGTTGTAAAATTTAATAAAGATAAAGATTTTACTGATGGTGAGCTTATCATAAAATATGTCACTGATTTAAATTTTGATGAAATTTATATCTTAGGTGGATTAGGAGGAAGAACTGACCATTTTCTTACTAATCTTAATTTCCTTTTCAAATATAAAAATATTTTTTATATTGATGAAAAAGAATTCATTTTCAAAGTTGAAAATGAACATACAATTTATAATAAAGTAAATTTTATTATTTCTTTTATTCCTATGAGTGATGAAGTTACTAATCTTTCTCTTTCAGGTTTCAAGTATCCTCTCTCTAATTATAATTTAAAAAGAGGAGAAAGTCTTTGTAATAGTAATATTATTATTTCTAATTCAGCTAATATTAGTTTTTCTTCTGGTAAATTAATTGGAATTATAGAAAATATTTAA